Sequence from the uncultured Flavobacterium sp. genome:
GACGATCGATTGAAACTAATTGTCCATTTTCTACCGTATAATCCGTTGTTTTACCTTCTACGCTAACTTGATTCCAGTTTGAAGATTGACTGTTGAAAGTATTACCAAGCATTAAACCGAAAACATGTTTACCGAATGTTTTATCGATTGTGATAATATTGTCTAATATTTGCTCGTTCCAGGTTGTTCTTAATTCGCTTTGCAACGGATAAAGATGCACCTCTTTTGGATTTGCTATATAAGGTGGAAAATGAACCATTTGCTGGTTATTTTTCACACGATAAGAATACGCTAATTTGTATTTTATCCAAGGAGCAATATTTGTTGTAATAGCGATATTTGCAGTTAAATCCTGTCCTACGTCATTGCTTTTTCTAAAGTGTTCTTCGGCAACTGGATTTGTTGCTGCCGGTAAACCATTTTTGTCTGCCAATCCGTAACCGTATGGTTGTGTTTCGTCATAAACCGGAACTAAAGGCGCCATTGTATAAACTTCTTTTAACTGAAAGTTTGGCAATGCATTTTGTGTTCCGATGTAAGCCATTTTCCCGTCTACATCAAAAATCGTTTTTTTGAAACTAACTCTTGCGCTTGCTGTTTGTTGTCCAAATTCGTTGTCAATTACGATTCCTTTTTGCTTTACTAAATTACCGTATAAAGCAAATTTAAAATCACCTTGTCTTCCCTGAACTCCTAAACCGTAATTTTGGGTAAATCCAGAACGGAAAACTTCATCCTGCCAATCTGTATTTACATTAGATGGCGCTGTAATATAAGCCGGAAGCGGTTTTGGCGTAGTTGCATATTTATTATATTCATCATACATTCTTTTATTAACCGTGCGATATCCGTCAGCGTCTAATAAGTCTAATGTTTTTGATGGATTTGTAATGCTTAAAAAGGAACTGAAATCAACTTTTACGCCTTCTTTCTGACCATTTTTAGTCGTTACGATAATTACACCATTTGCGGCTACAGATCCGTAAATTGCAGCTGCAGCACCATCTTTAAGAACCTCCATAGATTCTATATTGGTTGGGTTGATGGTATTAATAGATCCTTGAAATCCGTCAATAATATAAAGTGGTTCTGTTGCTCCAAAAGTGTTAACTCCACGAATTTTTACACTTACAGAAGCTCCTGCAACTCCACCGCTTTTTTGCACGTTTACCCCTGCAACTAAACCTTGAAGTGCCTCGGCCGGACTTGTTGTGGCTCTGGTTTCAAGACTTTCTTTTTTAACGGTAGAAATAGCTCCGGTCACGTTACTCTTTTTCTGAGATCCGTAACCTATAATAACGACTTCATTTAATTTATTGGTTTCTTCCTGCATAACCACATTAAATTCTGTGCGGTTATTTACGGCTTCACTTTTTCCTATGAAACCCATATAAGAAAAAATGATAACGGGATCTGTAAGACTTGAGGAATATACCAGCGTATAATTTCCGTCGATGTCTGTTGCTGCATTGTACTTTGAGTCTTTGATAGAAATACTAACACCTGGCAATGTGTTGTTTTTATCGTCTGTAACTTTTCCTGAAATTGTCTTTTGTGCTTGTGCGAAGTTGATGCTTGGCAACCATAGACATAGCAGTAAAGGAAGCAAATTTAGCTTCCTAACTAGTAGTTTTTTCATTCTGGTAATGGTTTTAGTTAGTTAAAATTTTCTTTTTTTTGTTGTTTTTTATTTAATATGACGCAATTTATTTAGTCAGTGGCGGTAAAACACTGACCAAATAAATTACGGTACTGTTTATGACTTTTGGTGTAAGCTTTAGTTCTAATTCGGCTTACAAGTCAAATTTTATTCCTTGTGCTAGTGGCAAACTAGTGGTGTAATTAATTGTATTGGTTTGTCTACGCATGTAAACTTTCCAGGCATCAGATCCGGATTCTCTTCCTCCGCCTGTTTCTTTTTCTCCACCAAAAGCACCTCCAATTTCGGCGCCTGAGGTTCCAATATTTACATTGGCAATACCACAATCAGATCCTGTAACAGACAAGAATAACTCGGCTTCTCTTAAATTATTTGTCATAATTGCCGATGATAATCCTTGTGCAACACCGTTTTGGATTGCGATGGCATCTTCTACAGTTCCTGAATATTTTAATAAGTACAATACTGGGGCAAAAGTTTCGTGTTGTACAATTTCAAATGTGTTATCAGCTTCTGCAATTGCAGGTTTTACGTAGCAACCGCTTTCGTATCCTTCTCCAGAAAGTACGCCGCCTTCAACAAGGATTTTTCCTCCTTCGGCAACTACTTTTTCTAAAGCCTGATTATACATTTCGACAGCATGTTTATCGATAAGCGGACCAACATGATTTTTTTCGTCTAATGGATTTCCAATGCGTAATTGTTTGTAGGCAGAAACAATTGCATCTCTAACTTTATCATAAATACTTTCGTGAATGATCAAACGACGCGTCGATGTACATCTTTGTCCTGCAGTTCCTACGGCACCAAAAACGGCACCAATAACAGTCATTTTAATATCTGCATCCGGCGTTACAATAATTGCATTGTTTCCACCTAATTCTAATAATGAATTTCCTAAACGTCCCGCAACTACCTGCGCAACAATTTTACCCATTCTTGTAGAACCTGTAGCCGAAATTAATGGCACGCGTTTATCGCTTGTCAACAACTCTCCTATTTTATAATCGCCATTGATTAAGCAAGAAATTCCTTCCGGAAGGTTGTTTTCTTTGATAACTTCGGCAATAATATTCTGGCAGGCAATTCCGCAAAGAGGTGTTTTTTCAGAAGGTTTCCAAACGCAAACATCTCCGCAAATCCAAGCCAAAGCGGTATTCCAAGCCCAAACTGCAACCGGAAAATTGAATGCCGAAATGATTCCAACAACTCCCAAAGGATGATATTGTTCGTACATTCTGTGTCCCGGACGCTCTGAGTGCATTGTTAATCCGTGTAGCTGACGCGAAAGTCCTACTGCAAAATCACAGATATCGATCATTTCCTGAACTTCTCCATAACCTTCTTGCAAAGATTTACCCATTTCATAAGAAACCAGTTTTCCTAAAGCTTCTTTGTTCTGGCGTAATTTTTCTCCAAACTGACGTACAATTTCTCCACGTTGTGGCGCTGGCATTACTCTGAATTGTTTGAAAGCAGCTGTTGCCGATTCCATTACTTTTTCATAATCTGCAGCAGTCGAAGTTTTAATTTTTCCAATTAATGCTCCATCTACCGGAGAATAACTTTCTAAAATTTCTCCGTTCGAAAAATTGTTTAACCCTGTTGAAGTTCCTTCATTAACATCCTTTATTCCTAATTGGTCTAAAGCTTCTTTAATTCCGAATCCTAATTCTGTTTTTGTCATTCCGACCTTTTTTATTTATTATTTTGTCTTTCTCAATCGTTTGCGGATAATTCGAAAATTTTTTTAACACATAGAAACATAGATTTTCTTCTTAGTAAAAGAGAATTTTTAAAGAAATTCATTTCTTTCACATAGTCATATATGTCTATTTTAAATAAGTGAAATGCCTTTTTAAGGATTAATCCCGATAGCTATCGGGACTATGTGTTAAAATTTACGCCTAACGAATTTTAATTATTTAGTTTCCTGCAACTTTACATCTGTACTTTCAAAGATTTTATCAGCAGATGATGCTACAAATCCTTGGTACAATTCTCCGTTTGCCATTGGGTAACGAAGTGCAAATTCATAATAGCAAGACGGAATTTCTACTTTTCCTTCTTCAAAATCTACTACATATAAATCTGCCAATGTGCTTGATTGTTCTAATAATTGCTCTGGCGTTCCTTTTATTTTTCCACCAGAAGCGTTTAATTTCCAACCGCTTTCTTCTAAGAAATTGTTTAATTCTTCTAATGTTTTAAAGCCTTTTAAAGCATTAGTATTTATCGTGAAGTGATTTGCTCTAAAACCGTAAACGTACATCCACGCAGCATATTCAGATTCTTCTAATAATGATTTGTAAATCTTTTGAGAGTTTCCTTTCCAAACAGAACCGCTTAAAACCAATTCTGGATCGTTGAATACATTTTGGTCACAACTGTCCAAAATGTTCTGTACTGTTTCTTGTAATTCAGCTGAACATTTTTCTAATTCTAATTCAGAGATAAAGATTCTTGGAGCGCTTTTATCAGTAGCGTGCTCATAATGCTTTGCATATAATTTTTTGGTTTCAAAATTATACTCGCCTTTTGCCTCATAACCAACATTGATAAAAGGCTTTTCTAATACTTCTATATTAACACGTTTGTCATTGAAAGTACGAATCGCGATATGGTCATTTTGAATTTCTTCGCCTTTATCTTCTAATAATTCGTGTATTTTTTTTGCAGATGGAGTAATATCAGCATATTGCTCCCATAGTTTCGTAAGTAATTGATCTTTATTCATGTTTGGTTATCTTAAAATAATGTTATTATGACACAAATCTATGTATTATACTGTTAATATAACATCCTGTAGATACGATTATTGAAATCTAGACATTTCAGAAGGTTTTTTTTGTAATTTTGACATTTTAAAATCAAGTTTTACCATTAGAATTGTCAAAATAATAGAATCTATAAACTATCAAGAGCTATGGCGAGTATCAAGAAGAATGAAAATACTGACTATTTAGATCGCGAAATCATGCAAAAACTTAGTGAGAATGGGAGAATACCATTTTCTGATCTTGCGAAGGAATTAAATATATCAAATTCGTTAGTGCATTTAAGGGTCAAAAAATTACAGGAAGCTGGTGTAATTACAGGTTTTGGCGTCAAGCTAAATGCTAAAGAACTTGGTTTTGAAACTATTACCTACACCGGAATCGTTACTAAAGAAGCTCGATACTCTTATTCTATTGCCGAAAAGTTAAAGGAAATCCCAGAAGTAATCGAATGTCACTGGGTTTCGGGGAAATATGCTTTATTCATCAAAATTGTTTCTTTTAACAACGAAGAACTTCGTAAAATTCTATACGAACAAATTCACCAAATCGAGGGCGTTGGAAGTACGGATTCGTTTTTCTCTTTTGGGGCGGCTTTTGAGAAGAATTTACCTGTTTAAGACTTGAAGAAGCAAGATTATAGAAGAAAGATTGGGTTAATCTCTTGAATTTATTTTATTTTCTAATATTTCAGCGATAATGTTTAGTCCCTACGGGACATTTTTTCTGGATGGGATAATTTTATTTCTACCAATATATAACTCCTAACGGAGTATATCTCGTAGAGA
This genomic interval carries:
- a CDS encoding DUF1338 domain-containing protein, which codes for MNKDQLLTKLWEQYADITPSAKKIHELLEDKGEEIQNDHIAIRTFNDKRVNIEVLEKPFINVGYEAKGEYNFETKKLYAKHYEHATDKSAPRIFISELELEKCSAELQETVQNILDSCDQNVFNDPELVLSGSVWKGNSQKIYKSLLEESEYAAWMYVYGFRANHFTINTNALKGFKTLEELNNFLEESGWKLNASGGKIKGTPEQLLEQSSTLADLYVVDFEEGKVEIPSCYYEFALRYPMANGELYQGFVASSADKIFESTDVKLQETK
- a CDS encoding Lrp/AsnC ligand binding domain-containing protein; its protein translation is MASIKKNENTDYLDREIMQKLSENGRIPFSDLAKELNISNSLVHLRVKKLQEAGVITGFGVKLNAKELGFETITYTGIVTKEARYSYSIAEKLKEIPEVIECHWVSGKYALFIKIVSFNNEELRKILYEQIHQIEGVGSTDSFFSFGAAFEKNLPV
- a CDS encoding TonB-dependent receptor, whose protein sequence is MKKLLVRKLNLLPLLLCLWLPSINFAQAQKTISGKVTDDKNNTLPGVSISIKDSKYNAATDIDGNYTLVYSSSLTDPVIIFSYMGFIGKSEAVNNRTEFNVVMQEETNKLNEVVIIGYGSQKKSNVTGAISTVKKESLETRATTSPAEALQGLVAGVNVQKSGGVAGASVSVKIRGVNTFGATEPLYIIDGFQGSINTINPTNIESMEVLKDGAAAAIYGSVAANGVIIVTTKNGQKEGVKVDFSSFLSITNPSKTLDLLDADGYRTVNKRMYDEYNKYATTPKPLPAYITAPSNVNTDWQDEVFRSGFTQNYGLGVQGRQGDFKFALYGNLVKQKGIVIDNEFGQQTASARVSFKKTIFDVDGKMAYIGTQNALPNFQLKEVYTMAPLVPVYDETQPYGYGLADKNGLPAATNPVAEEHFRKSNDVGQDLTANIAITTNIAPWIKYKLAYSYRVKNNQQMVHFPPYIANPKEVHLYPLQSELRTTWNEQILDNIITIDKTFGKHVFGLMLGNTFNSQSSNWNQVSVEGKTTDYTVENGQLVSIDRPSGFLDPGFETIGAGRGGTYTADGSKFQYNRVSFFGRLNYSYNDRYLLQVTVRKDGSSKFGEDSRWGTFPSVALGWKIEQEDFFPKDMILSTLKLRASWGQLGNEAALGYYSANTLIKTGNTLGNGYVQGIGSNPWPGSIATALENRNLQWETTDSKNIGLDYTLLKGKISGSMNYYHNVTDNLLITKKLAPSAGIDDPILNVGKISNSGFEFEVNYRDQVNEFKYNAGLNLTTLKNKVVELANEGQTIYGEGLKYGDEHFPTQARVGSPISGFYLYKTDGIFQNAQEVAAHNKNGVLLQPNAQPGDIRFKDLNNDGVIDEKDKQYAGTGLPKLEVNLSLGASYKGFDFSALIGSGWGNKLYNGNRYFYESMNSGTNMLASTLNSWTPENHSNIPRAVLQDPNGNSRESDRFLESGDFIRMRQLQLGYTIPSKMLGKAKIDKLRFYVSVENLFTITNYSGIDPEFSRASVVDTGVDRFVYPFTRSFVSGVQYIF
- a CDS encoding aldehyde dehydrogenase family protein, producing the protein MTKTELGFGIKEALDQLGIKDVNEGTSTGLNNFSNGEILESYSPVDGALIGKIKTSTAADYEKVMESATAAFKQFRVMPAPQRGEIVRQFGEKLRQNKEALGKLVSYEMGKSLQEGYGEVQEMIDICDFAVGLSRQLHGLTMHSERPGHRMYEQYHPLGVVGIISAFNFPVAVWAWNTALAWICGDVCVWKPSEKTPLCGIACQNIIAEVIKENNLPEGISCLINGDYKIGELLTSDKRVPLISATGSTRMGKIVAQVVAGRLGNSLLELGGNNAIIVTPDADIKMTVIGAVFGAVGTAGQRCTSTRRLIIHESIYDKVRDAIVSAYKQLRIGNPLDEKNHVGPLIDKHAVEMYNQALEKVVAEGGKILVEGGVLSGEGYESGCYVKPAIAEADNTFEIVQHETFAPVLYLLKYSGTVEDAIAIQNGVAQGLSSAIMTNNLREAELFLSVTGSDCGIANVNIGTSGAEIGGAFGGEKETGGGRESGSDAWKVYMRRQTNTINYTTSLPLAQGIKFDL